GGCTACGTCGAGGTCAAGCCCCTGGGGCCCGTGCCGGTGAAGGGACTTGAGGCGCCGGTGGAAGTCTACGAGCTGGTCGGGGCTGGTCCGCGGCGCTCGCGGCTCCAGGCCGCTGCGGCGCGCGGGCTCACCCGGTTTGTCGGCCGGGAGGCCGAGATCGAGCAGATCCGCCAGGCCCTCACGCGCGCCGCCGCCAGACAGGGCCAGGTGGTCGCCGTCGTGGGCGAGCCCGGCGTGGGCAAGTCGCGCCTGGTCTGGGAGGTGACCCGCTCCCATCGCGCCCACGGTTGGCTCATCCTGGAAGCGGGCTCGGTCTCCTACGGGAAAGCCACCCCGTATCTGCCCGTGATTGACCTCCTGAAGGCCTACTTTCAGCTCGAGGCGCGCGATGAGCAGCGGAAAATCCGCGAGAAAGTCACGGGCAAGCTTCTCGCCCTGGATCGGGTCCTGGAGCCCACCCTGCCGGCCGTTCTCAGCCTCCTCGATGTCCCGGTCGAGGACCCCCAGTGGGAGACGCTCAATCCTCCCGGGCGGCGGCAGCGGATGCTGGAGGCGGTGAAGCGCGTCCTCTTCCGGGAGAGCCAGGTCCAGCCCTTGCTGCTCGTCTTCGAGGACCTCCACTGGATCGACTCCGAGACCCAGGCCCTGCTCGACAGCCTGGTCGAGAGCCTGCCGACGGCCCGGATCCTCTTGCTGGTCAACTACCGCCCCGAGTACGAGCACCGCTGGGGATCGAAGACCTACTACGCCCAGCTCCGGCTCGACCCGCTCCCGGCCGAGAGCGCCGAGGAGCTCCTCCGGGCCCTCCTGGGGACCGACCCCGGGCTTGAGCCCCTCAAGCAGATCCTGATCGCCAGGACCGAGGGCAACCCCTTTTTCCTGGAGGAGAGTGTCCGCACCCTGGCGGAGACGCAGGTGCTGGTCGGCGCGCGGGGCGCTTATCATCTGGCCCAGGCCCTTCCGAGCATCCAGGTGCCCGCCACCGTGCAGGCGGTGCTGGCCGCCCGGATCGACCGGCTCCCGCCCGAGGCGAAGGCAGTTCTTCAGACCGCAGCAGTCATAGGCCATACCGTACGCTATCGTCTCCTCGCGACCATTGCCGAGCTTCCTGAGGAGCAGCTCCGGCGCAGCTGTACTCAGCTCCAGGCTGCCGAGTTCATCTATGAGGCGAGCCTCTTTCCTGATCTGGAATACACCTTCAAGCACGCGCTGACGCGGGAAGTGGCCTATTCAAGTCTCCTATCAGCCCGCCGTCAGGCCCTCCATGCAGCGGCTGGGCAGGCACTGGAGTCGTTCTACCCCGAGGAGAAGCCGTACGGAATCTTGGCTTACCATTACCAGGCTGCGGGCGAGCTTGCGAAGGCCCTGACCTATCACGGCCAAGCCGCCGACGCCGCACGGCAGCTTTATGCCGGGCAGGAGGCGCTCGAGCAGTACACCGGCGCGTTGGACGTGGCCACGCTTCTCAAGCTCCCGCTGGCGGATCGCGCGGTCTATGTTTTCCACCTGAAGCGCGGAGAGGTCTATGCTCAGTCCGGCGACATCTCCCGCGCTCGGGCCGATTTCGAGGCGGCGTGGCGAGGGGCGCAGCTCGCTGGAGATCAGGCCATCGAGATGCAGGCCCTCAATGAGCTCGGCTTCCTCCTCGCCGGGGCGGCCGATTACCGCGCGGCCATCCCCTACCTCGAAGCGGCGCTTCGGATCGCCAACGCCCTTGACGACCGAGCCGGGCAGGTCAGCGTTCTGAGTCGGCTCTCCATCGTGTACACGAATCGATTGGAGCTCGACCGCGCACTGGACTACGCGCAGCTGGGACTCCGACTGGCCCGCGAGCTGGGGAGCACGCGGCCCCTGGCCATCGCCATGGACAGCTGGCTCATCGTCGCCGTCATGATCGGTGACTTCAAAGCCAACGACGAGATCAGCCGGCAGCTGATAGAGATCCACCGAAGTCACGGGGATCTCTGGTACCTCCAGTTCGCGCTCATCCAATCGTGTTACGTCCCCATGGGCGCGGGAGGATGGCACGAGGCGCTTGCCCGTGTCGAGGAAGCTCTTGCCGTCAACCGTCGTATCGGTGACCGGGGAAACGAACCGATGCACCTGGCCTTCCAGTGCTGGATTCACCGAAGTCGGGGAGAGTACGCCCGCGCCCTCGCCGCCGGGCGGCAGGCTGTGAACCTGGCTCAGGAGCTCGGTCACGCGGAATGGGTTGCGTGGGGTGAGACCTTCGTGGGCTGGACGCTCTACGAGGTGTACGCCCTGGACGAGGCGGTTCAGCACCTCCAGCGCGGCTACGAGGCGGCTGAACGGGCAGGGGCGCTGATCCACGCGGTTAACGGTGTGGGCCACCTTGCGTGGGCCCGGTGGCTTCGGGGTGATGCGGAGGAGGCGCTGGCGTCCGTCGAGCGGGCGGAGGCCCTCATGCGGCAGATTACCACCCCACCAGGCACCGCTTTCGTGCTGGGGGCGCCCGCATATGCGGCGGTCGCGCGGGTTCACTTGGCCCGCGGGGAAGCCGGGCGGGCTGACCGGCTCCTTTCGCCGATACTCGCTGCCGCCCAGAGCTGCGGTTGGAAAGAGGCGATCGCGCAGACATCCCTCGTCATCGGCGAGTGCCGGGCAGCCTGCGCCGAGCCGGAGGCCGCTCAGACTGCGCTGCGCTTGGCGCTGGACGTCGCACTGAAGGTCGGCCTCCCCGGGGTGGCCTGGGAGGCCCACGCGGCGCTGGCGGCGCTCTGTCAGGCCGAGGGCCGTCTCACGGAAGCAGAAGATCACTTCGTCGCGGGCAAAGCGATTGTGCAACGACTGGCCGCCGGCCTTGACGACGAGACCGTCCGGAGAGGCTTCCTCAACGCAGCCCTGTCCACTTTGGAGGCGCGCTAGCTGGAGAACGATGGGCGCGAAGCGGAAAGGGCGCTCTTCTCGTCCCGCCTTCGGCCCCTGTCGGCGAAAGGAGGACCGGCATGAGGATCCGTACGGAGAGCATTCATCACGTGTCGTTGCGCGTGAACGACCTCAAGCGAGCATGCGACTTTTACGGCGACGTGCTCGGCTTCGACATCCAGGATTTGGGGAAGCTCCTCTACTTCACGGTGGGCTCCACGTTCGTGGTGCTGTGGCCGCCGAACCCCGGCACCCCGCCCAATGACCGGGTCATCGACACGCGGGTCGGCTTCGACCATGTGGCCTTCCACGTGGGCGACCGGGGTGAACTGGACAAGGCGGTCGAGATGCTGCGGAGCGCTCGTGTCCCCACCGCCGGGATCGAGCGCGATCCGACCCTGGACAAGGACTACGTGTGTTTCCGCGATCCTGACAATGTCCAGTGGGAGTTCTACCACGTGCCGGCCGAGGCCTCGTCCGCGCAG
The sequence above is a segment of the Candidatus Rokuibacteriota bacterium genome. Coding sequences within it:
- a CDS encoding VOC family protein, which codes for MRIRTESIHHVSLRVNDLKRACDFYGDVLGFDIQDLGKLLYFTVGSTFVVLWPPNPGTPPNDRVIDTRVGFDHVAFHVGDRGELDKAVEMLRSARVPTAGIERDPTLDKDYVCFRDPDNVQWEFYHVPAEASSAQRRAQLRAVADQYFEALSRKDFALIPYDEKVTLRAPLAPGGVNRPLVGREALQTVWWPPLVPAVGKVTVLDHYINDSLTAICSEALVEVVAVKPPATLRVADRFTVNREGKIIEQENHFDPRDVTNPGWQTA
- a CDS encoding AAA family ATPase, yielding VNQVMGDGIMALFGAPLAHEDHAVRACYAALDMQVALRRYAEDVRRTHGIEVHIRVGLNSGEVVVRAIGSDLHMDYTAVGQTTHLAARMEQLAPPGSIRLTADTLRLAEGYVEVKPLGPVPVKGLEAPVEVYELVGAGPRRSRLQAAAARGLTRFVGREAEIEQIRQALTRAAARQGQVVAVVGEPGVGKSRLVWEVTRSHRAHGWLILEAGSVSYGKATPYLPVIDLLKAYFQLEARDEQRKIREKVTGKLLALDRVLEPTLPAVLSLLDVPVEDPQWETLNPPGRRQRMLEAVKRVLFRESQVQPLLLVFEDLHWIDSETQALLDSLVESLPTARILLLVNYRPEYEHRWGSKTYYAQLRLDPLPAESAEELLRALLGTDPGLEPLKQILIARTEGNPFFLEESVRTLAETQVLVGARGAYHLAQALPSIQVPATVQAVLAARIDRLPPEAKAVLQTAAVIGHTVRYRLLATIAELPEEQLRRSCTQLQAAEFIYEASLFPDLEYTFKHALTREVAYSSLLSARRQALHAAAGQALESFYPEEKPYGILAYHYQAAGELAKALTYHGQAADAARQLYAGQEALEQYTGALDVATLLKLPLADRAVYVFHLKRGEVYAQSGDISRARADFEAAWRGAQLAGDQAIEMQALNELGFLLAGAADYRAAIPYLEAALRIANALDDRAGQVSVLSRLSIVYTNRLELDRALDYAQLGLRLARELGSTRPLAIAMDSWLIVAVMIGDFKANDEISRQLIEIHRSHGDLWYLQFALIQSCYVPMGAGGWHEALARVEEALAVNRRIGDRGNEPMHLAFQCWIHRSRGEYARALAAGRQAVNLAQELGHAEWVAWGETFVGWTLYEVYALDEAVQHLQRGYEAAERAGALIHAVNGVGHLAWARWLRGDAEEALASVERAEALMRQITTPPGTAFVLGAPAYAAVARVHLARGEAGRADRLLSPILAAAQSCGWKEAIAQTSLVIGECRAACAEPEAAQTALRLALDVALKVGLPGVAWEAHAALAALCQAEGRLTEAEDHFVAGKAIVQRLAAGLDDETVRRGFLNAALSTLEAR